CACCAGCCGCTCGCGCTCGTCGAGGTTGAGCGCCACGCCCTCGTAGTCGTGATAGCCGAGACGGGGGATGATATAGAGCGCGCGCTGCGAGAGCGGCAGCAGGCCTTCCTTGTGGGCCGAGGCGCCCATGCCGTCGCGGGTGTGGAAATGGGCGATCCAGTGCGCATCCTCGCGCGCGCCGTGGATGGCCGAGTGGATCACATAGCCCGCGTAGTTGATGCCATATTCGTTTTCGCCGATCACGTTGCCGTCGATGTCGACCTTGACCAGGCTCGACGCGGTGATCTCGTCGAAGGCGAGGCCAAACGGGTTGATCAGGAAATGCGCGTCGGGGCCGGGCACGCGCGCGGTGATATGGGTGTAGAGAAAGTCGTCGTAGTCGTGGATCGCCGCGACCCGGTAGAAAGCGGCCAGATCGACGCGGGTGGCCCATTCGGCCTCGCTGATGCCGTGGGGGCGCGTGGACGAAAAGCGGGCGGGACGGTCAAGAACGGTTGCCATGTGGGGTGCTCCTTGAGCGTGAAACAGGGGCGAAAGCGTGTTCAATAGCCCCGCGCGGGCTCGACCACGTCGCTGGGGCGCTCGCCCGCGCCAAAGCGGGTGATGTCGGCCAGAATCTTGGCCAGCAGCTTGTCGCGTGCGAGGGTGTAGTTCGAGGCCAGATGCGGGGTGAGCCGCACGCGCGGATGGGTGTAGAGCCGGTGCCCGGCGGGCAGCGGCTCGGGCTCGGTCACGTCGAGCGTGGCAAAGCCCAGTTGCCCGGCATCGAGCGCGGCCAGCAGGGCTTCCTGATCAACGACACTCCCGCGCGCGACATTGACAAGGTGCGCGCCCGGCCGCGCCCTTGCCAGAAGATCGGCATTGACCAGATGCCGCGTGGCGGGCGTGGCGGGCACGGCCACGACGATGTGATCGGCCTGTGCCACCACGTCCTCGACGCGCTCTACCACCTCG
The genomic region above belongs to Novosphingobium sp. IK01 and contains:
- a CDS encoding class II aldolase/adducin family protein, translated to MATVLDRPARFSSTRPHGISEAEWATRVDLAAFYRVAAIHDYDDFLYTHITARVPGPDAHFLINPFGLAFDEITASSLVKVDIDGNVIGENEYGINYAGYVIHSAIHGAREDAHWIAHFHTRDGMGASAHKEGLLPLSQRALYIIPRLGYHDYEGVALNLDERERLVADIGDKQYLLLRNHGTLAVGRTPGEAWGAIYQLEEACSAQVAALAGGRDNVLLAPAEAQEEALRQLSQRPAAALAAQGTKPHNQLVWEAVLRRVRRASPGFDT